One part of the Negativicoccus succinicivorans genome encodes these proteins:
- a CDS encoding DUF1538 domain-containing protein, which produces MGIFGEKLKEVSQSVLPIVILIFLLHVFLAPLSFDILLRCVVGTALIILGLTVFHVGVEIGVSPIGMHLGHAVTKYGKMIMVVMSGLVLGFAISMAEPDLRIYGQQVELFTSGDMTEKMLVYAVSAGIAVTLAFGLWRIVRSLALKHVFFLFYAMIGLLCLLVPREFIALSFDASGTTTGAMTVPFFLALAAGVSGFKSSDSVAAEEDSFGLVGIASAGAILGVLLMAVVTAQQPLGASVTVPDQAALEPFWQSLAYLVPHMFWEVFLSILPVTLLFYLAHFFIEKVQGAEFFRINAGVVYTYLGLVIFMTGVNFGFNRAGYELGMEIARLEGSVVLVLVGLVIGLVVILAEPAVFPLVNQIEDITSGYVPRKLVLIALSLAVGSAVAFSMLRIVLPGLELWHMLLPGYLIAIALSYFVPNLFVGMAFDSGGVASGPMAATFVLSFASGAARHFPGADVFLDGFGVVALIAMMPIVALQLLGMVFQWKQKRGNEA; this is translated from the coding sequence ATGGGAATATTCGGTGAAAAGTTAAAAGAAGTGAGTCAGTCAGTGTTGCCGATTGTAATATTGATTTTTTTGCTCCATGTTTTTTTGGCGCCGCTGTCGTTTGATATTTTGCTGCGTTGCGTGGTAGGTACGGCGCTGATTATCTTGGGATTGACCGTGTTTCACGTCGGCGTGGAAATCGGCGTCAGTCCGATCGGGATGCATTTAGGTCATGCCGTAACGAAGTACGGCAAAATGATTATGGTCGTCATGAGCGGTCTTGTCCTCGGCTTTGCCATATCGATGGCGGAGCCGGATCTGCGAATTTACGGACAGCAGGTAGAATTATTTACATCGGGGGACATGACGGAAAAGATGCTGGTGTACGCGGTGTCGGCGGGAATTGCCGTTACGCTGGCATTCGGATTATGGAGGATCGTCCGCTCCCTGGCGCTGAAACATGTGTTTTTCCTGTTTTACGCAATGATTGGTCTGCTTTGCCTTTTGGTGCCGCGTGAATTTATTGCGCTTTCGTTTGACGCCTCCGGCACCACGACAGGGGCAATGACGGTACCTTTTTTCCTAGCATTGGCCGCCGGCGTTTCCGGTTTTAAGTCGTCGGACTCGGTGGCCGCCGAAGAAGACAGCTTCGGCTTGGTCGGGATCGCCTCCGCGGGCGCGATCCTGGGCGTGCTGCTGATGGCGGTTGTCACCGCGCAGCAACCGCTCGGGGCGAGTGTGACAGTGCCGGATCAGGCGGCGTTGGAACCGTTTTGGCAAAGTCTCGCTTATTTGGTTCCGCATATGTTTTGGGAAGTCTTTTTAAGTATTTTACCGGTTACACTGCTTTTTTACTTAGCGCATTTTTTTATAGAAAAAGTGCAGGGCGCGGAATTTTTCCGAATTAACGCGGGTGTCGTCTATACCTACCTCGGTCTCGTGATTTTTATGACCGGCGTCAATTTCGGTTTTAACCGAGCGGGCTATGAGTTGGGGATGGAGATCGCCCGACTGGAAGGATCGGTTGTTTTGGTGCTCGTCGGTTTGGTCATCGGTCTCGTTGTTATTTTGGCGGAACCGGCCGTGTTTCCGCTCGTCAACCAGATCGAGGATATCACCAGCGGCTATGTACCGCGCAAGTTGGTCTTAATCGCGTTATCACTCGCGGTTGGCAGCGCGGTGGCATTCTCGATGCTGCGCATTGTGTTGCCGGGGCTGGAATTGTGGCATATGCTGCTGCCCGGATATTTGATCGCGATTGCGTTATCGTACTTCGTGCCGAACCTCTTTGTCGGCATGGCGTTTGATTCGGGCGGTGTCGCGTCCGGCCCGATGGCGGCTACATTCGTATTGAGTTTTGCCAGCGGCGCGGCGCGACACTTTCCGGGCGCGGATGTGTTTTTGGACGGATTCGGTGTCGTGGCGTTGATTGCGATGATGCCGATAGTCGCCTTGCAACTTCTGGGCATGGTCTTTCAATGGAAACAGAAACGGGGGAACGAGGCATGA
- a CDS encoding L7Ae/L30e/S12e/Gadd45 family ribosomal protein codes for MDLKELAQQPFVVGAKEVGRAVRDGRAKEVWLAHDAQERITQPLLLLCQEQGVSVVATYSRAELGEACKLPVKAAAVAILCS; via the coding sequence ATGGACTTGAAAGAATTGGCCCAACAGCCTTTTGTTGTCGGGGCGAAGGAAGTCGGCCGCGCGGTTCGTGACGGCCGCGCCAAAGAAGTATGGCTGGCCCACGACGCACAAGAGCGGATTACCCAACCCTTGCTGCTTTTGTGTCAGGAACAGGGCGTGTCGGTGGTCGCGACGTACAGCCGTGCCGAGCTTGGTGAGGCGTGCAAGTTGCCGGTCAAGGCGGCGGCGGTCGCAATCCTTTGCAGCTAG
- the fusA gene encoding elongation factor G has product MAREFTLQNTRNIGIMAHIDAGKTTTTERILFYTGRVHKIGETHEGAATMDWMDQEQERGITITSAATTCHWKGNRINIIDTPGHVDFTVEVERSLRVLDGAVAVFDAKSGVEPQSETVWRQADHYGVPRIAFINKMDTTGADFYAAVESMKERLGANAVPISLPIGAEQDFEGIIDLIKMKAYHYEGDHGIDIVEGEIPADMLDKAKEYRAKLIEAVAETDDDLMMKYLEGEELTTEEIQAGIRKATIATTMNPVACGSAYKNKGVQELLDAIIAYMPAPTDVPAIKGVNPDTGEADSRPSDDNAPFSALAFKIMTDPYVGKLSFFRVYSGTLEAGSYVYNATKGKRERVGRVLMMHANHRSEIDKVYSGDIAAAIGFKDVTTGDSLCDEKNPIILEKMEFPEPVISVAVEPKTKADQEKMGIALQKLAEEDPTFKVHTDAESGQTIISGMGELHLDVLVTRMSREFKVESNIGKPQVAYRETIRKEVESEGKFIRQSGGRGQYGHCWLKLEPMEPGSGFIFENKIVGGVIPKEYIGPVQAGVEEAMQTGVVAGYPMVDIKVTVFDGSYHDVDSSEMAFKIAGSMGFKAGAQKAQPVLLEPYMRVDVVVPDEYMGDVIGDLNSRRGKVEGMEPRRGATNIKSFVPLSEMFGYATDLRSKTQGRGNHTMTFDHYEEVPKAVAEEIVAQRSGKKA; this is encoded by the coding sequence GTGGCTAGAGAATTTACATTACAAAATACTCGCAATATCGGCATCATGGCGCACATTGATGCCGGCAAGACCACGACCACGGAACGTATTCTGTTTTACACGGGACGCGTGCACAAAATCGGTGAAACACACGAAGGTGCCGCTACCATGGACTGGATGGACCAGGAACAGGAACGCGGGATTACGATCACGTCCGCGGCGACGACTTGCCACTGGAAAGGCAATCGTATCAATATTATCGACACGCCCGGTCACGTGGATTTTACGGTCGAAGTTGAGCGCTCTTTGCGCGTGCTCGACGGCGCGGTCGCGGTGTTTGACGCGAAAAGCGGTGTAGAACCGCAATCGGAAACGGTTTGGCGTCAGGCGGATCACTACGGTGTACCGCGTATCGCATTCATCAACAAGATGGATACGACGGGTGCGGATTTCTACGCAGCCGTTGAATCGATGAAAGAGCGCTTAGGCGCTAACGCTGTGCCGATCTCATTGCCGATCGGTGCGGAACAAGATTTTGAAGGCATCATCGATTTGATCAAGATGAAAGCTTACCATTATGAAGGCGATCACGGTATCGATATCGTTGAAGGCGAAATTCCGGCGGATATGTTGGATAAAGCCAAAGAATATCGCGCAAAGCTGATTGAAGCAGTAGCGGAAACCGATGACGATCTCATGATGAAATACTTGGAAGGCGAAGAACTCACTACCGAAGAAATTCAGGCGGGCATCCGTAAAGCGACGATTGCCACCACGATGAACCCGGTAGCCTGCGGTTCCGCTTACAAGAACAAAGGTGTTCAGGAATTATTGGATGCGATCATCGCGTACATGCCGGCTCCGACGGATGTACCGGCGATCAAAGGCGTCAACCCGGATACGGGAGAAGCGGACAGCCGTCCTTCGGACGATAACGCGCCGTTCTCGGCTTTGGCGTTTAAGATCATGACCGACCCCTATGTCGGTAAACTTTCATTCTTCCGCGTGTACTCCGGTACGCTCGAAGCGGGCTCCTACGTTTACAACGCGACGAAGGGCAAACGCGAACGTGTCGGCCGTGTCTTGATGATGCACGCTAACCACCGCAGTGAAATTGACAAAGTATACAGCGGCGATATTGCAGCGGCCATCGGTTTCAAAGATGTCACGACAGGCGATTCGCTCTGCGATGAAAAGAACCCGATCATTTTGGAAAAAATGGAATTTCCGGAACCGGTTATCTCCGTTGCGGTAGAACCGAAAACGAAAGCCGACCAGGAAAAAATGGGCATTGCACTGCAGAAACTGGCGGAAGAAGATCCGACGTTCAAAGTTCATACCGATGCCGAAAGCGGTCAAACGATCATTTCCGGCATGGGCGAACTTCACTTGGATGTGCTGGTTACCCGCATGTCGCGCGAATTTAAAGTCGAAAGCAACATCGGTAAACCGCAGGTTGCTTACCGTGAAACGATCCGCAAAGAAGTCGAATCGGAAGGTAAGTTCATACGTCAGTCCGGTGGTCGCGGTCAGTATGGCCACTGCTGGTTGAAACTCGAACCGATGGAGCCGGGATCCGGCTTCATCTTCGAAAACAAAATCGTCGGCGGTGTCATTCCGAAAGAATACATCGGACCGGTACAGGCCGGTGTGGAAGAAGCGATGCAGACCGGTGTTGTTGCGGGTTACCCGATGGTAGACATCAAAGTTACCGTTTTCGACGGTTCGTACCATGATGTCGACTCCTCGGAAATGGCCTTTAAGATTGCCGGTTCTATGGGCTTCAAAGCCGGCGCGCAAAAAGCGCAGCCGGTGCTCCTCGAACCGTACATGCGTGTCGACGTTGTCGTACCGGATGAATACATGGGCGACGTTATCGGCGACCTGAACTCCCGTCGCGGCAAAGTAGAAGGCATGGAACCGCGTCGCGGCGCGACGAACATTAAATCGTTCGTTCCGTTGTCCGAAATGTTCGGTTACGCGACCGACTTGCGTTCGAAGACGCAGGGCCGCGGTAACCACACCATGACGTTTGATCATTACGAAGAAGTGCCGAAAGCGGTCGCGGAAGAAATCGTCGCGCAGCGCAGCGGCAAAAAAGCATAA
- the rpmA gene encoding 50S ribosomal protein L27: MFTFDLQLFAHKKGQSSTRNGRDSQSKRLGVKVHDGQMTKAGAIIVRQRGTKFHPGTNVGIGKDDTLFAKTPGVVSFERLGRHHRQVVVRPVEA, from the coding sequence ATGTTTACATTTGATTTACAGTTATTTGCTCATAAAAAAGGACAAAGTAGTACGCGTAACGGTCGTGATTCCCAAAGCAAACGCCTCGGTGTCAAAGTTCACGACGGTCAGATGACTAAAGCCGGTGCGATTATTGTTCGTCAACGCGGCACGAAGTTCCATCCGGGTACCAATGTGGGTATCGGCAAAGATGACACGTTGTTTGCGAAAACGCCCGGCGTGGTCTCCTTTGAACGTCTGGGACGCCACCATCGTCAGGTCGTAGTTCGTCCGGTCGAAGCGTAA
- a CDS encoding C-GCAxxG-C-C family (seleno)protein, translated as METIDWSKLTPEERVEQYAIENYKHGLNCAECVLSALQREGALDILKEAVGMGVGFGAGIGLSGLTCGALSAVVLANGLRYGRKDPYTVPEEERGKEGAGKYYRRYHAIVRDFVAENDRMVHGNCGSVAFIACN; from the coding sequence ATGGAAACGATCGATTGGAGCAAATTGACGCCGGAAGAACGTGTCGAGCAGTATGCTATTGAAAATTATAAGCACGGCTTAAACTGTGCAGAATGCGTGCTCTCCGCGTTGCAGCGCGAGGGAGCGCTGGACATTCTCAAAGAAGCGGTCGGTATGGGAGTCGGTTTCGGTGCCGGCATCGGCCTTTCGGGACTAACTTGCGGGGCGTTATCGGCTGTCGTCTTGGCGAACGGACTGCGGTACGGTCGGAAGGATCCGTATACCGTTCCGGAAGAGGAGCGAGGCAAGGAGGGCGCCGGTAAATATTACCGACGTTACCATGCGATCGTGCGTGATTTTGTCGCGGAAAACGATCGCATGGTGCATGGGAATTGCGGGAGCGTCGCATTCATTGCCTGCAACTGA
- the rpsG gene encoding 30S ribosomal protein S7 has protein sequence MPRKGPVPKRDVLPDPVYGSKVVTRFINKVMLDGKKGIAEGIVYDAFDIIRSKTGKDPLEVFEQALENVMPVLEVRARRVGGANYQVPVEVRSDRRLTLGIRWMVGYARQRSERTMRERVAGELMDAANNTGAAIKKKEETHKMAEANKAFAHYRW, from the coding sequence ATGCCGAGAAAAGGCCCCGTACCGAAACGTGACGTTCTGCCGGATCCCGTGTATGGATCGAAGGTAGTTACGCGTTTCATCAATAAAGTAATGCTGGATGGCAAAAAAGGCATTGCGGAAGGTATCGTCTACGATGCTTTCGATATTATTCGCTCGAAAACGGGCAAAGACCCGTTGGAAGTTTTTGAACAGGCGTTGGAAAATGTTATGCCTGTCTTGGAAGTACGTGCTCGCCGCGTCGGCGGTGCGAACTACCAGGTGCCGGTTGAAGTCCGTTCGGATCGCCGTTTAACCTTAGGCATCCGCTGGATGGTCGGCTATGCTCGCCAGCGCAGCGAACGCACCATGCGGGAACGCGTTGCCGGTGAATTGATGGATGCGGCCAACAACACGGGCGCAGCCATTAAGAAGAAAGAAGAGACACATAAGATGGCGGAAGCAAACAAAGCGTTTGCCCACTATCGTTGGTAG
- a CDS encoding flavodoxin family protein, whose translation MAQTIMVTYASQTGNTKQVAEAIADELGVSAVPMEAADPSQAECIAVGFWVHAGKPCEEATRFLESLAGKKVFLFGTMGAKPSEEHAILSARAARDMIAERNLLLGQFICQGKLADTIQKEVTTLVRFPYGEPVTLTRDMMADSASHPDAADFEAARQEARKAFAKVRR comes from the coding sequence ATGGCGCAAACAATTATGGTGACCTATGCGTCGCAAACAGGCAATACCAAACAGGTAGCGGAAGCCATTGCGGATGAATTGGGCGTTTCGGCCGTACCGATGGAAGCTGCGGATCCGTCCCAAGCGGAGTGCATCGCGGTAGGATTTTGGGTGCACGCCGGTAAGCCTTGTGAAGAAGCAACACGCTTTCTGGAAAGTCTTGCAGGGAAAAAAGTGTTTTTGTTCGGCACGATGGGAGCGAAACCATCGGAAGAGCATGCGATTCTGAGCGCGCGGGCGGCGCGTGACATGATCGCGGAACGCAACTTGCTCTTGGGACAATTCATCTGCCAGGGTAAATTGGCGGATACGATTCAAAAAGAAGTGACCACGTTGGTTCGCTTTCCGTACGGTGAGCCCGTGACATTGACGCGAGACATGATGGCGGACTCGGCGTCGCATCCGGATGCGGCGGATTTTGAGGCGGCTCGTCAAGAGGCCCGCAAGGCATTTGCCAAAGTACGCCGGTAA
- the rpsL gene encoding 30S ribosomal protein S12 — protein sequence MPTINQLVRKGRGTLQEKSKTPALKNSPQKRGVCTRVYTATPKKPNSALRKVARVRLTNGIEVSAYIPGIGHNLQEHSVVLIRGGRVKDLPGVRYHIVRGALDTAGVQGRMQSRSKYGAKSAQK from the coding sequence ATGCCGACAATTAACCAGTTGGTTCGCAAAGGTCGTGGGACTTTGCAGGAAAAATCCAAAACTCCGGCGCTGAAAAACAGCCCGCAGAAACGTGGTGTTTGCACTCGTGTGTACACTGCTACGCCGAAGAAACCGAACTCCGCGTTGCGTAAGGTGGCGCGTGTACGTTTGACGAACGGCATCGAAGTATCGGCTTACATCCCGGGGATCGGTCACAACTTGCAGGAACACAGCGTTGTCTTGATCCGCGGCGGTCGTGTCAAGGACTTGCCGGGTGTTCGTTATCATATTGTTCGCGGTGCTCTGGACACAGCAGGTGTACAGGGGCGCATGCAATCGCGCTCGAAATATGGCGCTAAATCCGCGCAGAAATAA
- a CDS encoding ABC transporter substrate-binding protein yields MNQKRKRKWMIVVGVIVVLAAAVLLLRGFGEKTPKTVKTTQQLTYTDSLEREVTFNAPTQRVIALDNIEAKIVDALGVTPLAVTTHASLPQRLAEKWKALPQLSAQPNPAEIAALSPDIVVGPAAHVSPEWIASLTEDNVPVLFWKTESLADIENRIYFWGAVLGREPAAEKIVHNMETSIEKTRNAFASVPPKHVLIIDVNDNGVGACDSHTLIGNLAQLIPMVNLADELADVPRDREGLIPIENVIKANLQPQAVIVLREQDAASPGAAAWEELESSAYWQTLPALASGNVTMFTDDEISATVSVRAADAVALLAKTLYGPRDS; encoded by the coding sequence ATGAATCAAAAACGGAAACGAAAATGGATGATCGTCGTCGGCGTGATCGTTGTGCTGGCCGCGGCCGTATTGTTGTTGCGCGGATTCGGTGAGAAAACGCCGAAGACGGTGAAAACGACGCAGCAGCTGACATATACGGACAGTTTGGAACGGGAAGTGACTTTTAACGCGCCTACGCAGCGCGTGATTGCGCTGGATAATATCGAAGCCAAAATTGTGGACGCGTTAGGCGTGACGCCGTTGGCGGTTACGACGCATGCGAGTTTACCGCAACGCTTGGCGGAGAAGTGGAAGGCGTTGCCGCAATTAAGCGCGCAACCGAATCCGGCGGAAATCGCCGCTCTCTCGCCGGATATCGTTGTCGGTCCGGCCGCGCATGTGTCGCCGGAGTGGATCGCTTCTCTCACGGAAGATAATGTGCCCGTGCTTTTTTGGAAAACGGAATCGTTGGCGGATATTGAAAATCGGATTTATTTCTGGGGCGCTGTTTTGGGAAGAGAACCGGCCGCGGAAAAAATTGTCCACAATATGGAAACGAGCATTGAAAAAACACGTAATGCATTCGCATCGGTGCCTCCGAAACATGTGTTGATTATTGATGTGAATGACAACGGTGTAGGCGCCTGTGACAGTCATACGCTGATCGGAAACTTGGCGCAGCTGATTCCGATGGTCAACCTGGCCGATGAATTAGCGGATGTGCCGCGTGACAGGGAAGGCTTGATCCCGATCGAAAACGTGATAAAGGCCAACCTGCAACCGCAAGCCGTGATCGTTCTGCGCGAACAGGATGCGGCATCGCCGGGAGCCGCGGCTTGGGAAGAGTTGGAATCGTCCGCTTATTGGCAAACATTGCCGGCGCTGGCATCCGGCAATGTAACGATGTTTACCGATGACGAGATCTCCGCTACGGTAAGCGTGCGGGCGGCGGACGCTGTCGCACTGCTTGCGAAAACTTTATACGGACCGCGCGATTCGTAA
- the putP gene encoding sodium/proline symporter PutP codes for MVYIGVYYYRRSNELSDYILGGRSLGPWITSMSAEASDMSGWMLMGLPGLAYLSGLPAMWTAVGLALGTWANWVFISKRLRNYTEIANDSLTIPDFLNNRFHDHSNMLNLVSAIFTFIFFLIYTSSGFVAGGKLFETVFGLPYVWSLLITAGVVISYTFLGGFMAVSWTDFIQGIMMFFAILMVPMAGMFALGGFEETMARLQATVPGHFALFDPAIGTGATIIMLISSLGWGLGYFGQPHILVRFMAIQNADELHKATRIAMTWVIISLAAAVAVGFVGRVYWPTFLEGADAERIFLLMSSSLFTPFVGGFILSAVLAAIMSTSSAQLLVTSATISKDFYKNFVHRGAGERELVYVSRLTVLLVAACAILLALNPNSYILNIVAYAWAGFGSVFGPVVVLALFWRRMTRNGALAGMLVGGITVLVWKQFEWFGLYEIVPGFLFASLAIIAVSLLDAPPHKGITDDFDEANRRHILG; via the coding sequence ATGGTCTATATCGGCGTGTATTATTATCGCCGTTCAAACGAGCTGAGTGATTATATTTTAGGTGGGCGGAGCTTGGGTCCGTGGATCACCAGCATGAGTGCGGAAGCATCCGATATGAGCGGTTGGATGCTGATGGGACTGCCGGGACTTGCGTATTTGTCGGGGCTGCCCGCGATGTGGACTGCCGTCGGTCTGGCGCTCGGCACATGGGCGAACTGGGTGTTTATTTCCAAGCGCTTGCGTAACTACACCGAGATTGCCAATGACAGCTTGACGATTCCCGATTTCTTGAATAATCGCTTTCATGATCACAGCAACATGCTGAACCTGGTTTCGGCGATTTTTACCTTTATTTTCTTTTTAATTTATACGTCGTCCGGTTTTGTCGCCGGCGGCAAATTGTTTGAAACGGTGTTCGGACTGCCGTATGTCTGGTCGTTGCTGATTACCGCGGGAGTGGTTATTTCCTATACATTTCTGGGCGGCTTCATGGCGGTCAGCTGGACCGATTTCATTCAAGGAATCATGATGTTCTTTGCCATTCTCATGGTGCCGATGGCAGGGATGTTTGCACTGGGGGGCTTCGAAGAGACCATGGCTCGTTTGCAGGCGACGGTGCCCGGGCATTTTGCTCTTTTTGATCCGGCCATCGGTACGGGCGCGACGATTATCATGTTGATTTCATCGCTGGGCTGGGGACTCGGATACTTCGGCCAACCGCACATTCTGGTGCGTTTTATGGCGATTCAGAATGCGGATGAATTGCATAAAGCCACTCGCATTGCCATGACTTGGGTCATTATTTCGCTCGCGGCGGCAGTCGCGGTCGGTTTTGTCGGTCGCGTTTACTGGCCGACGTTCTTGGAAGGCGCGGACGCGGAGCGGATTTTCCTGCTGATGAGCAGCTCGTTGTTTACTCCCTTCGTCGGCGGTTTTATTTTGTCGGCAGTCTTGGCGGCGATCATGAGCACATCCTCGGCGCAGCTTTTAGTGACGTCGGCGACGATCTCGAAAGACTTTTATAAAAATTTCGTGCATCGCGGCGCCGGTGAGCGTGAATTGGTCTATGTCAGTCGATTGACGGTACTGTTGGTGGCGGCCTGCGCGATTTTGCTCGCGCTCAATCCGAACAGCTACATTTTGAACATCGTTGCCTATGCCTGGGCGGGCTTCGGTTCCGTTTTCGGACCGGTTGTGGTGTTGGCGCTTTTTTGGCGGAGGATGACGCGCAACGGCGCGTTGGCCGGCATGCTTGTCGGCGGTATTACCGTACTCGTGTGGAAACAATTTGAGTGGTTCGGTTTATATGAAATCGTTCCGGGTTTCTTATTCGCGTCGCTGGCCATCATCGCGGTGAGCTTGTTGGATGCGCCGCCGCATAAAGGAATCACGGATGATTTTGATGAAGCCAATCGTCGCCATATTCTCGGCTGA
- a CDS encoding ribosomal-processing cysteine protease Prp produces the protein MILVETQVTDGVYTGFSVSGHADYAEHGSDIVCAAVSAVTLTTAGGLKNVAKFRGHYETQSGMLTVQLADAPDARSQLLIETMLNGLRQIQAQYPERLTIAERRR, from the coding sequence ATGATCCTGGTAGAGACACAGGTAACGGACGGGGTATATACGGGTTTTTCCGTCAGCGGACATGCGGATTATGCCGAACACGGCTCCGACATTGTCTGCGCGGCGGTTTCCGCCGTGACATTAACAACGGCCGGCGGTCTTAAAAATGTGGCGAAATTTCGCGGACATTATGAGACGCAGTCGGGGATGCTCACGGTTCAACTTGCGGATGCGCCGGATGCCCGTTCCCAATTACTGATTGAAACTATGCTGAACGGATTGCGCCAAATTCAGGCGCAGTATCCCGAACGGCTCACCATTGCAGAAAGACGGAGGTGA
- a CDS encoding P-II family nitrogen regulator, whose product METETGERGMRESCYWIMVFVLNHGEGADLSAAFHHEHVSGVTVMPAKGTISNSFLAKLGVREIRKDLVFAIEERKRARVLLPQMVERFKLGKKNRGIAYALPITGIYGSHTLNECKIEKKEGEDIMWQVIYTVVEKGLANTVVEAAGSAGARGGTILRGRGSASRNTTMIFDFPIEPEKEVVMVLAPQEKVQNIVDAISNKLHIDEPGHGIIFVQDVAAAYGLVEQK is encoded by the coding sequence ATGGAAACAGAAACGGGGGAACGAGGCATGAGGGAAAGCTGCTATTGGATAATGGTCTTTGTGTTGAATCACGGCGAGGGCGCGGATCTGAGCGCGGCGTTTCATCATGAACACGTCAGCGGCGTCACCGTGATGCCGGCCAAAGGCACGATCTCGAACTCCTTTTTAGCCAAACTGGGAGTACGGGAAATTCGCAAAGACTTGGTATTCGCCATTGAAGAACGCAAGCGGGCGCGTGTGCTTTTGCCGCAAATGGTTGAACGTTTCAAACTGGGGAAGAAAAATCGCGGGATCGCCTACGCGCTTCCTATTACCGGTATCTACGGATCGCATACGCTGAACGAATGCAAAATCGAAAAGAAGGAAGGGGAAGACATTATGTGGCAGGTCATTTATACGGTCGTTGAGAAAGGGTTAGCCAACACCGTCGTTGAAGCGGCAGGATCCGCCGGGGCGCGCGGCGGCACGATTCTGCGCGGTCGCGGTTCGGCGTCGCGCAATACCACGATGATTTTCGACTTCCCGATTGAACCGGAAAAAGAAGTCGTCATGGTTTTAGCGCCGCAAGAGAAAGTGCAAAATATTGTCGATGCTATTTCCAACAAATTACACATCGATGAGCCGGGGCATGGAATTATTTTTGTACAGGATGTGGCGGCCGCTTACGGCCTGGTCGAGCAAAAATAA
- a CDS encoding GTP-binding protein: MAKAHFERSKPHVNIGTIGHVDHGKTTLTAAITKVLSESGKAEFQDYSQIDKAPEERERGITINTSHVEYETDNRHYAHVDCPG; encoded by the coding sequence ATGGCAAAAGCACATTTTGAACGCAGCAAACCGCACGTTAATATTGGTACCATCGGTCACGTTGACCATGGTAAAACAACCCTGACCGCCGCGATCACGAAAGTTCTTTCGGAAAGCGGCAAAGCGGAATTCCAGGACTACAGCCAGATCGATAAAGCGCCGGAAGAACGCGAACGCGGTATTACCATCAACACCTCGCACGTAGAATACGAAACCGACAACCGTCACTACGCTCACGTAGACTGCCCGGGT
- the rplU gene encoding 50S ribosomal protein L21 — MYAIIQTGGKQYRVEEGKVITVEKLAQAADEAIEFADVLSVVDGDNIQFGAPFVKGATVKGKVLTQGRGKKIRVFKYKSKSNYRRRQGHRQPFTKVLIESIALA; from the coding sequence ATGTACGCAATTATTCAAACCGGTGGTAAACAGTACCGTGTCGAAGAAGGCAAAGTTATTACGGTCGAAAAGCTCGCGCAGGCAGCGGATGAAGCGATCGAATTTGCCGACGTGTTGTCCGTGGTAGACGGTGACAACATCCAGTTTGGCGCTCCTTTCGTTAAAGGGGCCACGGTCAAAGGCAAAGTGCTTACACAGGGGCGCGGTAAAAAGATCCGTGTCTTCAAGTACAAATCGAAATCGAATTATCGTCGTCGCCAAGGTCACCGTCAGCCTTTCACCAAAGTCCTGATAGAATCGATCGCTTTGGCGTAA